In the genome of Mesorhizobium sp. NBSH29, the window GAAGCTGGGGAAATCGTTGTCGTCATGGATGATGACGGGCGCGAGAATGAAGGGGATCTGATTGTAGCAGCAGTTCATTGTACGCCGGAAAAAATGGCCTTCATCGTGCGCCATACCTCAGGCATCGTCTGCGCACCGATGCCCCGTGAGGAGGCAAAGCGCCTTAATCTGGCACCGATGGTTGCCGACAACGACGCTCCGCACCAGACTGCCTTCACCGTCAGCGTCGATTTCAAGCATGGCACGACAACCGGTATTTCGGCTGATGACCGAACCCTGACAGTCCGCAATCTTGCCAATGGCAATGTTGGTGCTTCGGATTTCGTTCGTCCGGGGCATATATTCCCATTGGTTGCGCGCGAAGGCGGCGTGTTGATGCGATCAGGGCATACCGAGGCAGCCGTCGACCTTTGCAAACTCGCCGGCCTGCCGCCGATTGGCGTCATCTGCGAACTCGTCAATGATGAAGGTTCGGTCATGCGTGGCCCTCAGGTCACGTCATTCGCCGAAAAGCACGGGTTGAAACAAGTATCAGTCGCCGATCTGATCGCTTACCGCCAGCGTCAGGAGACGCTGATCCAGCGCATCGAATGCTTTGATATGGAAACTCCGGGAGGTCCGGCGAAGGCCTACACCTACACATTGCCGTGGGAAACGATGCATCATCTGGCCATCGTCTTCGGCGACATCCGGGATGGTGAAGACGTGCCGGTGCGTCTCCATTCGGAAGATGTCGTATCGGATGTGTTTGGAACCACCGATCAACTGCAATCGGTCATGAAATCGATGGGTGGCAAACGGGGCGTTATCGTTTACATGCGCGAAGGATCGGTAGGCGTGGCGCATCAAGGCCGCTCTCGTCCAGCTCCCAGTGATCGTGAAGACCATGAAGAAGCAAGAAGCCGTGAGAGCGAGTGGCGCGAGATAGGTCTCGGTGCCCAGATACTGAAAGATCTTGGCATCTCCTCAATCAACCTAATCGCTTCGCGCGAACGCCATTATGTTGGGCTGGAAGGGTTCGGCATCCGCATCGCGAAGACCGAAATCCTGTAAGAACGCTCTACTCTGCGGGCTGAGGAGCTGCACCAGATGTAGTGCGGTCTACCGATAGCAATCTCTGGGCCAGGAGCACCGTTACAAGAGACAGTGCGCCGGAAGCGACAGAGACGCAGAAGCCGTGCTGGGCGCCGAAAGTATCGACCACCCAGCCGGAAATAAATGCGCCGAGCGCCATGCCTATACTGGTAATCAACCGGATCACAGCATCGACACACGGTGTTCAATCAGTCCGAACGCCAATCACCTTCAAATTTCTGCTTGAGGGCCTGCGGCTCCAAACGGTGGATGAGGGTGAGACTGGCTCACTCCGATTTTAGCGGCTACTTGCTGCAGCTGCTTTCAGAGCCTTTTCGCCAGATCCAGAAAACACTTCACTCATAATGAGGTCGGCCAGTGGCAAACGGGAACCCCACTGAGCGTTCTCGAGATCAGGCTTTGGCGCAAACTGTGAAACGTGGCCCACGCAGAGATAGGCGATGGGGACCACGTGGTCGGGGATGTGAAGCAACTGTTTCAGCGCCTCAGTCTCCAGAATGCTGACCCAGCCGACGCCAATGCCTTCGGCACGTGCCGCCAGCCAGAAATTCTGCACCGCGCAGACCGTGCTGAAAAGATCCATCTGCGGGTTGTGAAACCGCCCGAGCGGCGAGTCGGCAGAGCGGCTGCGGTCGCATGTGATGCACAAATTGAGGGGTGTCTCGCAAATGCCTTCCAGTTTCAGGCGCCGATATAGATCGCGCCGATCGGGCTCGATTGCTTCGCTCTCGCTCTGCCTTGCGGCGACAAACAGATCGCGCACTTCTCGCCGCCGCTCGTCATCGCGGATTACAATGAAATTCCAGGGCTGCATGTATCCCACCGAGGGCGCATGGTGAGCGGCCGACAGCAACCTCGCCAGAACTTCATCGCTAATCGGGTCGGGAAGAAAAT includes:
- the ribB gene encoding 3,4-dihydroxy-2-butanone-4-phosphate synthase, which gives rise to MPYDQKKIVEALRAFEAGEIVVVMDDDGRENEGDLIVAAVHCTPEKMAFIVRHTSGIVCAPMPREEAKRLNLAPMVADNDAPHQTAFTVSVDFKHGTTTGISADDRTLTVRNLANGNVGASDFVRPGHIFPLVAREGGVLMRSGHTEAAVDLCKLAGLPPIGVICELVNDEGSVMRGPQVTSFAEKHGLKQVSVADLIAYRQRQETLIQRIECFDMETPGGPAKAYTYTLPWETMHHLAIVFGDIRDGEDVPVRLHSEDVVSDVFGTTDQLQSVMKSMGGKRGVIVYMREGSVGVAHQGRSRPAPSDREDHEEARSRESEWREIGLGAQILKDLGISSINLIASRERHYVGLEGFGIRIAKTEIL
- the bluB gene encoding 5,6-dimethylbenzimidazole synthase, with translation MPADFIQHSKAAPFGTTERAAVYEAIFTRRDVRSNFLPDPISDEVLARLLSAAHHAPSVGYMQPWNFIVIRDDERRREVRDLFVAARQSESEAIEPDRRDLYRRLKLEGICETPLNLCITCDRSRSADSPLGRFHNPQMDLFSTVCAVQNFWLAARAEGIGVGWVSILETEALKQLLHIPDHVVPIAYLCVGHVSQFAPKPDLENAQWGSRLPLADLIMSEVFSGSGEKALKAAAASSR